From Zhongshania aliphaticivorans, one genomic window encodes:
- a CDS encoding class II aldolase/adducin family protein, with the protein MSGAQSPLMLADQQRMLRMAARALSRAGLVHAFGHCSFRENDDYFWVCPAMPMGCIPAGAENQRVPVRGPLPEGVLGEVRIHQNLYASRPEVNAVGRIMPPAIMALSTQGLTPRCRHGLSAYFGNDIPLWRDPRLLRNDEAAKALVELMAKRPALVMRGNGAVIAAASLEEMLSYAWFLEDTARLELQVRAANFAPEQGCLDQDEIRDRHVTTGNVFGRMWQYLTLEDPEYVA; encoded by the coding sequence ATGAGCGGTGCGCAGTCGCCGCTGATGCTTGCTGATCAGCAGCGGATGTTGCGCATGGCGGCACGGGCACTGAGTCGCGCAGGTTTGGTACACGCTTTTGGACACTGTAGCTTTAGAGAAAATGACGATTACTTTTGGGTGTGTCCAGCTATGCCCATGGGCTGTATTCCCGCCGGGGCTGAGAATCAGCGAGTGCCGGTGCGAGGGCCGCTGCCTGAAGGTGTGCTTGGCGAAGTACGTATTCACCAAAACCTATACGCCTCAAGGCCTGAAGTAAATGCGGTCGGTCGCATTATGCCGCCAGCGATCATGGCACTGTCTACTCAGGGTTTAACGCCGCGCTGTCGCCATGGTTTGAGCGCCTATTTTGGCAATGATATTCCGCTGTGGCGCGATCCGCGGCTGCTGCGCAATGACGAGGCTGCAAAGGCCTTGGTTGAACTTATGGCCAAACGACCCGCTCTCGTAATGCGGGGCAATGGCGCGGTGATTGCGGCAGCATCTTTAGAAGAAATGCTGAGCTACGCGTGGTTTCTTGAAGACACTGCACGCTTGGAACTGCAAGTTCGCGCTGCCAATTTCGCGCCTGAGCAGGGTTGTTTGGATCAAGATGAGATACGCGATCGCCACGTCACTACCGGTAATGTATTTGGTCGTATGTGGCAGTACCTCACCTTAGAAGATCCGGAGTATGTCGCTTAG
- a CDS encoding aromatic ring-hydroxylating oxygenase subunit alpha: MNDPLIIDDMERGQFKVARRSFTSQEIFEQERDKIFQNCWLYLGHESELLEPGDFVSRTVANQNLLFVRGRDNEIRAFFNVCPHRGATVCREKKGKAKSFQCMYHGWVFKNTGEIAHLSGEPAYAKDFKDEGNCNLRSLPRLDQYAGFYFISFKQDIEPLPDYLAGAKDYLDIVANQSTAGMEIVGGTQEYSIRANWKLLVENSVDGYHAETTHATYLDYLMNTNGSLSATKLAGKGYDLGNGHAVIEYSAPWGRPIAQWIPMWGEKGKQELDQVYAELVERLGEDKAKQMATLNRNMIIFPNLVINDIMAITVRTFYPTAPDEMMINAFALGVADESEWRREYRLSNFLEFIGPGGFATPDDVEALEHCQRGFQAAANAPWNDISKGMKAKQASFDDELQMRAFWREWNRRISTIEEGSSHE; encoded by the coding sequence ATGAATGATCCGCTAATTATAGATGATATGGAGCGTGGCCAATTCAAAGTGGCTCGGCGCAGTTTTACTAGTCAAGAGATCTTCGAACAAGAGCGCGATAAAATTTTTCAGAATTGCTGGCTGTATCTTGGTCATGAGTCTGAGTTGCTTGAACCGGGCGATTTTGTTAGCCGCACGGTAGCAAATCAAAACCTGTTGTTTGTGCGTGGTCGCGACAATGAAATCCGCGCTTTCTTTAATGTTTGCCCTCACCGCGGCGCCACGGTTTGCCGCGAGAAAAAAGGCAAGGCCAAAAGTTTTCAGTGCATGTATCACGGCTGGGTATTTAAAAATACCGGCGAGATCGCCCACCTTTCTGGCGAGCCCGCTTACGCCAAAGATTTTAAAGACGAGGGCAATTGCAATTTGCGCTCGCTGCCGCGTTTAGATCAGTACGCCGGCTTCTATTTTATAAGCTTTAAGCAAGATATTGAGCCGCTGCCAGATTATTTAGCGGGCGCCAAGGACTACCTCGATATTGTTGCCAATCAATCAACCGCAGGCATGGAAATTGTCGGGGGTACTCAAGAGTACTCGATTCGCGCTAATTGGAAGTTACTGGTGGAAAACAGTGTTGATGGCTATCACGCTGAGACCACCCACGCGACCTATCTCGATTATTTGATGAACACCAATGGTAGTTTGTCGGCAACCAAGCTGGCGGGCAAGGGCTACGACTTGGGCAATGGCCATGCCGTTATCGAATACAGCGCACCCTGGGGGCGTCCTATCGCTCAGTGGATTCCGATGTGGGGCGAAAAGGGCAAGCAAGAATTAGATCAGGTATACGCCGAACTGGTTGAACGTCTTGGCGAAGACAAAGCTAAGCAAATGGCGACCCTTAATCGCAATATGATTATTTTCCCCAACCTCGTTATCAACGACATTATGGCGATCACGGTGCGCACGTTTTACCCAACCGCGCCTGACGAAATGATGATTAATGCCTTTGCACTTGGGGTAGCAGACGAAAGTGAATGGCGCCGCGAGTATCGCCTGTCTAATTTCTTGGAATTTATCGGCCCCGGCGGTTTTGCAACCCCTGACGATGTTGAGGCCTTGGAACATTGCCAGCGCGGTTTCCAAGCTGCGGCCAATGCGCCGTGGAATGATATCTCTAAGGGCATGAAAGCCAAGCAAGCGTCTTTTGACGACGAGTTGCAAATGCGCGCTTTCTGGCGGGAGTGGAATCGCCGGATTAGCACAATCGAGGAGGGTAGCAGCCATGAATAA
- a CDS encoding aromatic-ring-hydroxylating dioxygenase subunit beta, with product MNNIASQENLMRFFQVQQFLNYEASLLDSWQLDTWFELFTEDGAYFVPPTDVSAEEADPAKHLYYIADNHARLKERVIRLEKKTCHAEFPRSKVQHLVSNILLLGEDEQGRILASAAFVIYRTKNGQTDMFVGNYRYVLDERDGNLKIARKVCNLALDGLRPQAKISIIL from the coding sequence ATGAATAATATTGCATCCCAAGAAAATTTAATGCGCTTTTTTCAAGTGCAACAATTTCTAAATTACGAGGCGAGTCTGTTGGATAGCTGGCAGCTCGATACCTGGTTTGAACTGTTTACTGAAGACGGCGCTTACTTTGTGCCGCCTACCGACGTATCCGCTGAAGAAGCCGATCCGGCCAAGCATTTGTACTATATTGCCGACAACCACGCGCGCTTAAAAGAGCGGGTCATTCGCCTAGAGAAGAAAACCTGTCACGCCGAATTTCCGCGCTCTAAGGTTCAGCATTTGGTTAGTAATATTTTGCTTCTCGGCGAAGATGAGCAGGGTCGCATTTTGGCGTCTGCGGCGTTTGTTATTTATCGCACTAAGAATGGCCAAACCGACATGTTTGTGGGTAATTATCGCTATGTGCTGGATGAGCGTGACGGCAATTTGAAGATCGCGCGCAAGGTCTGCAATCTGGCCTTAGATGGACTTAGACCTCAAGCCAAGATCAGTATTATTTTGTAA
- a CDS encoding fumarylacetoacetate hydrolase family protein, which yields MEQQELKKISDELYQSLRTGVAVSPLTERFPAITIDDAYKVSLNMLAMREADGERLIGKKIGVTSDAVQNMLNVRQPDFGFLTDKMQFSERLSLTGMIAPKAEGEIAFRLKSDLKGPGVSEADVLAATDYIMPCFEIVDSRIANWAIKIQDTVADNASCGSFVVSEAHKVDPRELDLPALEMKVYKNGQLLSEGLGAAALGNPLSCVAWLANTLGEYGISLLAGDIILSGSLVPLEPIKAGDEMSLEISGVGSLAVVFE from the coding sequence ATGGAACAGCAAGAATTAAAAAAAATAAGTGATGAGTTGTATCAGTCTCTGCGCACCGGCGTGGCGGTGTCGCCATTAACCGAGCGTTTCCCGGCAATCACTATTGATGATGCCTACAAAGTGTCACTGAATATGCTGGCAATGCGCGAGGCCGATGGCGAGCGCCTAATTGGCAAGAAAATTGGCGTCACCAGCGACGCAGTGCAAAACATGCTCAATGTTAGGCAGCCAGACTTTGGCTTTCTGACCGATAAAATGCAGTTTAGCGAACGTTTGTCCTTAACAGGCATGATCGCGCCCAAGGCCGAGGGCGAAATTGCCTTTCGTTTGAAAAGTGATTTAAAAGGACCGGGCGTTAGCGAAGCCGATGTATTGGCGGCTACCGATTATATTATGCCTTGCTTCGAAATCGTCGATTCCCGCATTGCTAACTGGGCAATCAAAATTCAAGACACCGTGGCCGATAATGCTTCCTGCGGAAGCTTTGTTGTTAGTGAAGCCCACAAAGTCGACCCTCGCGAGCTCGACCTCCCTGCGCTTGAGATGAAAGTGTATAAAAATGGCCAGCTGCTTAGCGAAGGTCTTGGCGCGGCGGCATTAGGCAACCCACTTAGCTGTGTGGCGTGGCTGGCCAATACTCTAGGTGAGTACGGTATTAGCTTGCTTGCTGGCGACATTATTTTATCAGGATCCTTGGTGCCACTAGAGCCGATAAAAGCAGGCGATGAAATGTCGCTGGAAATTT